A stretch of DNA from Bacillus sp. NP157:
CGTAGCCGCGCTTGGTCGCGCGCTCCACGTGGACTTCCTGGAGCATACCGTTCTCGACGATCGCCACCCGCGTCTCACGCGGCGTGACATTGATCAGGATTTCCTCGCTCACCGGCGCCCCTTTTCCTTAAGCCATCGCGCTTTATAGCTGCGCTGAGGCGACATGTCACTGACCCTGCAGCAGCAGGGAAGTTTCGTAAAGAGGCAGCCCCATGACGCCGGAGTAGCTGCCCGCGAGATATTCGATGAAAGCGGCTGCGCGCCCCTGGATGGCGTAGGCACCGGCCTTGCCCATGCATTCGCCGGTGGCGACGTACGTCGCGATGGTGGACTCATCGAGGGCGGCGAAACGAACGGTGGACACCGACGTGACGGATCGCTCGCTCCCCTGTTCGACCAGCCACACGGAAGACACGACGCGATGTTCGCGGCCGGCAAGGCGGCGCAGCATGGCGGCCGCGTCCGCGGCGTCGCGCGGCTTACCGAACACGTCGTCGCCAAGGATGACCTCGGTGTCGGCGCCAATTACGCGCGCGCGCGGTTCGTCGGCGACGCGCGCAAAACCTGCACGCGCCTTGTCGCGCGCCACGCGGCTTACGTAGTCGTCCGGCCGCTCGCCGGCCTGGCGGATTTCTTCCACGTCTACATCGAGCGTGCGGTGGTCTTCGCCAACCTGGCCGAGGAGTTCACGACGGCGCGGGGATTGCGAAGCCAGGTACAGCACGTCGATTCCTTCAGGC
This window harbors:
- the maf gene encoding septum formation inhibitor Maf encodes the protein MLYLASQSPRRRELLGQVGEDHRTLDVDVEEIRQAGERPDDYVSRVARDKARAGFARVADEPRARVIGADTEVILGDDVFGKPRDAADAAAMLRRLAGREHRVVSSVWLVEQGSERSVTSVSTVRFAALDESTIATYVATGECMGKAGAYAIQGRAAAFIEYLAGSYSGVMGLPLYETSLLLQGQ